A window of Castanea sativa cultivar Marrone di Chiusa Pesio chromosome 8, ASM4071231v1 genomic DNA:
tgaatttaattgaaaaacttaatgCATTGCACTTAAAgtattgtatttaaattttaccagTATTTATTTGCGCACCGGAAACTTTTAATTGGATTGTATTTATCTTCCTGActatcacccccccccccctcccccacccccacccccctcACATGTTTTTACTGCGATCTCTTATTTTACTTAGCCACATGTAATTTACCTAAAGCTAAGCACTGTCATCTTTACATGCATGTGGATTGCATAGAGGGTCATCCCAATGCAAGACCAGCTACAACAATTCCGAACACTGATGGAGCAAAATTGGATTGATAAAAGTTTGGTCCaaaagtctttcttcttcttcgagGCTGGTTCCAATGACATATTCAACTACTTCGTCCCTTCTAACCCACCAAAGCCTGATCCACATGCCTATGTTCAAGCCATGCTTGTTGAAGTAGAGACTTTTGTTGATCAGATTTACAAGCTTGGTGCTCGTAAGATTGCTTTGTTTTCATTAGGTCCCGTTGGCTGTGTTCCAGCTAGGGCCCTCTTGCCCGGTGTACCAAATGATAGATGTTATGGAAAGATGAATGTGATGGTCAAAGAATACAACCGTGGATTGGAAAGTTTGGTCAAACATATGCACATTAAGTACCCCCATGCAATTGGGGTTTATGGGGCAATTTACAACATTGTTCAGAAATTTCGAGCGAATCCAGTCCACTTTCGTAAACCTCTAAGCTTTCATATTTTTTACTCAGATTTGTTTCTTGCATACTTAGCGTGTGTTTGGATTGGGAGGCTGCGTCCAGCGTCCAgccttcagtttttttttttttttttttttccttcccagccgcagttgttgaccaagtcttccgtgaacagtgcattcgtgcactgttcacggacccacaaattttacttttcagtaactttttcattaaaaatgggtcatgtggtactattcacacattttaaaattattttggtacagtattttcagttttcaattttcagcaataagctctatccaaacggaccctttaGAGTAATGGGAACGTAATATCCATCGGATTAAGATCCTTTATAGTTCGTAGTGTAACTCCATCATGGAGTTCATAAAATTCTATTCATCTATTTTGAATTGAGCGGATTAGATTTTACTACATCATCAAATGTTGATGTtgtaataaattcaaaattcattcattcaaaaATAGATGGATAATATTCTAGTCTGTCTTAAGAACCTAGAGGATCTTAATCCGTTTCTCATAGTTTCTCTTAGTCTCTACAAAATTAATTATCGAAACGCCATGTTACTAATTCAATGgtttgtttgttattgttgtcTAGGTTTCTCTGACGTATGTAATGCATGTTGTGGTGATGGAACTCTTGGAGGAATGCTGCAATGTGGCAAGAAAGGCTACAAGATTTGTTCAAACCCGAATGTGTTCTTGTTCTGGGATTTTTTCCATCCATCAGAACATGCTTACAAGCTCGTCTCGAAGGCTTTATGGGGTGGAAGGAAATCTCGAATCAGGCCATTTAATTTGAGAACTCTAGCCAATATCACCCTTCATTCCGGTTTAGACTGAttgtcaaattaataaataactaaacaaattattttagataatttgTAATTACGTTGGAATTAGTTTATCAACTGCAAGTGCTTATTAGAACCAATAGTTTTGTTA
This region includes:
- the LOC142608316 gene encoding GDSL esterase/lipase 6 → MENLFLTLLFLTSTSCVSVSPYNIPAIFSFGDSVFDAGNNHFIKNCTAQADFPPYSSSFFHHPTGRFTNGRTVVDFISQFIGIDFQIPYLEAKIAVMKGSRKSYPHNGINFASAGSGVLRGTNKEERVIPMQDQLQQFRTLMEQNWIDKSLVQKSFFFFEAGSNDIFNYFVPSNPPKPDPHAYVQAMLVEVETFVDQIYKLGARKIALFSLGPVGCVPARALLPGVPNDRCYGKMNVMVKEYNRGLESLVKHMHIKYPHAIGVYGAIYNIVQKFRANPVHFRFSDVCNACCGDGTLGGMLQCGKKGYKICSNPNVFLFWDFFHPSEHAYKLVSKALWGGRKSRIRPFNLRTLANITLHSGLD